CCCGCAACGCGTCCGGTGCCGCTTGCCGAAAACAGGCGTCCCCGGTAGATCGCCGGATCAATTTCGACGATGCTGAGGCGCCAGGGCCCAGTGCTTTGGTAAGGTGCCGCCGCGACCGCGCGCGTGCCGAGCGCGCAGCCATTCGGACGCTGAGCGGCCAGTTTCGCCGAAGCCTCGTTGGGATAGCTGCCGCCTATGACTTCGACATAGGTGATGGGACGTCGTCCGGTAGTACGATAGGTTTCCATACGAGGCTCAGCGCCCGCAGCCCGAACGCAAGCGCGAAGCCTCGCTCTTTCGGACGCAGTTCGAGCGACGCCGGCGGTCATGACCCAAGGGGAATTGCGGTCGGCGGAACCGCGGCTGATACGGTAATGGGTAACACCAGCGGCCAGCGTTTCGCGCGATCGTGCTTCTGCAAGGTCGGATTTGCCAAGCGGAAACGCGCCCGCCGGGAGCTCCGCGGTCGCGGGCTGAGCCATGGTTATCGCCAGCGGCAAAATCGATCGAAAGACTCGCGCGGAAGCTAACATGGCATCTTAATACCGTAGCGGTATTTAAATTCAACGGCAGGAACGCAATTATTCTTGCTGTCTCTTGGGCCACAATCCATGATCGGCGCGATGAGCTATTCCCCGCGCCGGGTAATGAATGCCTGGGAGAAGATTGGCTGGCATTCCGGGCACGTGGCGGTGCTGCGCGCGCTTAACGCGGCGAAATTTGCCAGTCGCGCCGAGATCGCGCAGGCTACCGGACTTTCGCCGCAATCTATGACACGCATCGGCCAAGAACTGATCGCGTCAGGCCATGTCTCCCAGCTTGCACGCCGTCATACCGGCGGCATGGGGCAACCGGCGATCGAATTGGGCATCGTGCCGGGGCGCATCGTGTCGCTCGGTTTGGTCCTGGAGCATGACCGGATCACCTGCGTCATCAGCGATCTCGTCGAGGGTGTTACCAAGCGGATCGAGAAGCATGGCGATTTCCTGCGGGCCGAACCGTCGGGCGAAGCCAGCGAGGCGCTGGTAGCCGAGACGCTGCGTCATGTTCCCCAGGACGCTGTTCTGCTCGGGCTTGGCGTCTCGCAATCGGGCTTTTTCTATGATCCCGCCGTGCAGCGCGTCGTCCGTCGTGGTGACGTCGATGGCTGGATGCAGCTCGATCTCGACACGCGCATCACCGAACGATTCGGGATCGAGGTGATCGTGGAAAATGACGGCCGGGCAGCAGCGGCTGGTCATCTGGTGCATGGCGTTGGCGCGCAGTTCGACAATTTCTTCGTGTTTATCATGACGCGCGGCCTCGGCGGCG
Above is a genomic segment from Sphingomonas sp. HMP6 containing:
- a CDS encoding ROK family transcriptional regulator, which codes for MIGAMSYSPRRVMNAWEKIGWHSGHVAVLRALNAAKFASRAEIAQATGLSPQSMTRIGQELIASGHVSQLARRHTGGMGQPAIELGIVPGRIVSLGLVLEHDRITCVISDLVEGVTKRIEKHGDFLRAEPSGEASEALVAETLRHVPQDAVLLGLGVSQSGFFYDPAVQRVVRRGDVDGWMQLDLDTRITERFGIEVIVENDGRAAAAGHLVHGVGAQFDNFFVFIMTRGLGGGAIVDRKLLRGRMGNAGEIAWLFPRTPHVRPSTESLVMCLGLSSDDELEAAATRALADGNGALAAWLTANVAMIEQALLPVCAMIDPEAIVFAGRMPIAIRKALADRVQLSGRAFSGVSAPLPQIIVDPAADCLEIGAASLPVARLFEGISRRR